From the Argentina anserina chromosome 3, drPotAnse1.1, whole genome shotgun sequence genome, the window gcttcatcatcatcatttatAACAACGGGCTTTTGAGCTGTGAAATGCCATCTTATTTTCTGTTCGTTTGGTGCTTTCAGGTTGCAGCTTTCAGAGCCATGGTTAATATCGTTACCCGGTGTGTGATTTAGTTTTGATATATTTCCGTACATTCTTCTGAACATATTTTTATCTCTGTTTGAGACAAATAAGGACCCATCCTTGTAATATTGCATACAAGTTTTCATGTTGGTCTAAGATGTGTgtcctatttttttttccactaTTAATTGTAGCTTTCGTTCTGTCTTTTGGTTGACAAAATAGATAGAGAGGAAATGGTAAAGCAAGACCGAGCACACTACAGTAGAGTCTAGAGACTGAATTTTAGTTATATGTTCTGGAAACAATTAATGTCGAGTCATGTTTGGGTTCAGGGTAATTTCACAAACAACATGGACACTGTTCTGCTTGATATGTAATTCGGTTGTTTGGTTCAACTGTTGTACTCTAGAGAGTCTGGACCAGCTTTGAGCATCTTTCGATTTATTTGTTGCACTTGTTTCAGTGGAACTTGAAGGTTTGACTTGTGGAATACCTTATGCAGGGTGCAGCAGGAATCAGTTGATGATGCGGAAAGAAACCATTTCCTCGTCAACTATGTTGATTATGCTTTTGATGACTTTGGGGGTCGTCAACCACCAGTTTATCCTGGTTTGTCAACTGTTTGGGGAAGTTTGGCCCGTAGTAAGGTACGTCTGTCTTTGGGGTGATCTTGAAATTTAAAATGATAATTGCTATTAACATATACTTGTAATGAAAACCACTATTTATTGGATTTTGAAGATTTTCTAATGATACAGTTAAGAATCTGTATATTTATTGAATTATGTGTAAATGGGTGCATCATTTGATGGTGTGTGATGACTGTAAGATTTCGTAATGATACTTATCATCAATATTATTTCCCTGCTTATGAGCCCAAGTGTATTTAAATTACGATTAACTGTGCAGGCTAAAGGATATCGTGTTGGACCTGTGTATGATGATGTTTTAGCAATGGCTTGGTTCTTCCTTGAGCTAATTGTCAAGTCAATGGCATTGGAAAAGATGCGACTCTTCTATCATAATCTTCCATTAGGTAGACTTTAAAGCAATGATATGTAttccaaatatatttatttgttcCTCTTAAGCTGCATTTGTTCTTAAGCTTGGActcttatttttaatttcacTTTTTAGTAAATTTAGGATTATTAAAGTCgtatttttattgaattttgtTGGCAGTTTCAACTTCACGTTTGTTGTATAACGTTCTGGTCTTAAATAATATAGCCGGCAATTGGTTATCTTATGAAATATTATCAGGTCTCCAAAATATGTCTCTTCATTTACTTCTATTGATGTTGATGTTATGTaactttctttctttgtatCTAGGTTTGAAATTTCCCTGTTACCGCATCCTATGTGTGCGGATGTATTATTCTTTTCTTGATCCAGGTTCTTTGGTACTTCATTTGCTTATAATCTTTTGTAGGCGAAGATATTCCGCCTATGCAATTGAAAGAAGGTGTATTTAGATGCATAATGCAGTTGTATGATTGCCTACTAACTGAGGTACACGAACGTTGTAAGAAGGGACTGGGCTTGGCAAAGCGTTTAAATAGCAGTTTGGCTTTCTTCTGTTATGACCTCTTGTCGATTATCGAACCTCGCCAAGTTTTTGAATTGGTATGGCTTCTGCTTAGCTTTCATTATTCAGATTTCTCTTTAGTAAAGCTCATTCTGATTACTACTACTCTAAGAAGTGTTGAGTACAAGTTAGTGTCAGGGGCTCAACCTAGGTGCCTTAAAGGCTCATTTATTTTATGGGCATTAGCGCTTTCAATGTTTCATTTAAACCTTGGATCAAGCACTCTATCTTTTGATTGTATGTACACATATGCTCACACAGAGATACCATGGACTGATAGATGTTATATATTTGAGGGTTCCATTGCTATGAGAGCAAAGTGGAATCGCAATGTTGTATCTAAAATATAGAAGTTAAGAgtatgaaattttgagttgcCTCATAATCCCTGCTCTAGATGCATGCATGAAATTTATGAATATGAGATTTGATCCACTGTATAAATCATTAGTTTGTCCCTTTTCTTACTTTAATGTTGTACATGTGCTGCAGGTGTCCTTGTACCTTGACAAATTTTCTGGGGTATGTCAATCTGTTTTGCACGATTGCAAACTCACATTTTTGCAAATCATTTGTGATCATGATCTTTTTGTGGAAATGCCTGGGAGAGACCCTTCTGATAGGTAACTTATCATCAACAGTGTGTTCATTGATGTGAAGCTTTAAACATTGGACTTAGTTTAGTGTGTTTAACGGTTTAAATGTTCATGTTGCAGGAACTACCTCTCATCTGTTCTGATCCAAGAGCTTTTTCTTACTTGGGATCATGATGATTTAGCTTTGCGAGCAAAGGCAGGTTTTCagtagatatatattttttatttggatTAGAAATGAGAAGTTTGTGTGGATAATCTGCTTTGACCTTAAAGAATGCCCGTGTATAGTTACCTATGCTAAGATGTCACCTTCGTACTATATGCACTCTAGGAAGCATGAAAGTATGTACAAGACACCAACATAATATGCTCAAAATTGTCTAGTTTAAATCCCTGAGAACGAACATAAGCTTGATTGAATGTGCTAGTTGTGACTGTTGATTTGTGTTTTAactttatttttccttttgtgCAGGCCGCTAGAGTTTTAGTAGTGCTGTTGTGCAAGCATGAGTTTGATGCTCGATACCAGAAGCCTGAAGATAAATTGTATATTGCCCAGCTATATTTTCCACTTATCGGACAGGTgcagatttttatttttgtaacaCAATATATGTTGAGTTTTGTGATTTCCCGTCCTTTCCTTTGCTCAGTTGGAAATGGGATCCAATTATAAGTAAATCCACCTCTTGGGTTCCACACATAGGGCCACAGAAGTTTAAAACAGAGATTTATCTCCCTACCTTACGTAGTTTGAGGAAGGCAGTTGTTCACTTTTCGATTGAGGGAATTTTGTTCAAGAGATGATGAGTATTACATACAATGTGTGCAATATGCTTCACATATTGTTGTCAAATATACACTGATGTTTCTGCAAATTTATGTCACACTCACTACTCAAAGCTGCAACATCACCTTTTTAATATATTCTGCCCTATACAGGGGCTGCTCaactgtatatataataattttctgTGGCTTGAAGATATACAGAAAATTATGGTCATAAACAGAAAATCATAACCAGTGATGATGTGGTGTATGCAGATTCTAGATGAAATGCCAGTCTTTTACAATCTTAATGCTGTTGAAAAGCGTGAAGTCTTGGTTGCTATTCTACAAATTGTAAGGAACCTTGATGATGGTTCACTTGTCAAGGCATGGCAGCAGAGCATCGCTAGAACTAGACTATTCTTCAAACTCATGGAGGAATGCCTTGTTCTATTTGAGGTTGtcttttgttaacttgttttGCTTTCAGTGATCTCTATATCGTACTAGCAATTCCTTTTCACAATTTCTCAtgctttcttgttttttgttttttgtttttttttgtttttgtttttacatcAAGATACTCTTTTAACTCTGGTTGTATTGAATGCATTTTACAGCACAGAAAACCTGCTGATGGCATGCTTATGGGTTCTAGTTCTCGAAGTCCTGTTGGGGATGGCCCTGCTTCTCCCAAGTATTCTGATCGACTTTCTCCTGCAATCAACAACTATCTTTCTGAGGCATCCCGACAAGAAGTCAGAGTGAGTTTATATTTTGTTCTCGCTTAAGAAACCGGCAATCAAGTGTTTTTGTTATTTACCTGCTTACCAAGGAAGGTCACTATCCATagatttatttttcatcttTGGATGGGCAAACTTAAATTTTCAAATGTATTAAGCTGCATTTTATAATAGGTCCTCAATTCTTGAAAATCAATGCAGCCTCAAGGTACACCTGAAAATGGTTACTCATGGCAAAGAGTTAATTCTCAGTTAAGCTCTCCTAGCCAGCCATATTCCTTGAGAGAAGCTCTCCTTCACGCACAATCTTCCAGGATTGGAGCGTCTGCTCAAGCACTTAGAGAATCTTTGCATCCAATATTGAGGCAAAAATTGGTAAGTTTCTGTAACCATTATGTTCATTTATTTACCAAATAGCCATTTTCTCTCAGCAATATACATGCTTCAAAATTTTAGTCATTTTACATACTACCAAGTGACTAATAACTTTACATTTTTAGGAGCTCTGGGAAGAAAATTTGAGTGCTTCTGTTAGTCTTCAGGTTTTGGAAATTACTGAGAAGTTTACCGTGATGGCAGCATCACATAGCATCGCTACTGACTACGGAAAATTTGATTGCGTCACAGCCATATTCATGAGCTTCTTCTCTCGAAATCAATCACTGACGTTCTGGAAATCATTACTTCCTGTCTTCAACAGCGTCTTCAATCTTCATGGCGCAACTTTGATGTCAAGGGAAAATGACCGCTTCTTAAAGCAAGTTACTTTCCATCTTCTTCGACTTGCAGTGTTCCGAAATGATAATATTAGAAAAAGGGCTGTTAATGGGCTCCAGATACTCATGAGGGTAGGCTTCTTTTGATACATTGTATGCGCCTGAGCTTTTCCAACTTAAAAATAACTGTTGATCATTTTCTTTGGCAGAGTTCTTTTTACTACTTTATGCAGACAGCAAGGCTGAGGGCCATGCTGATCATCACATTATCAGAGTTGATGTCTGATGTACAAGTGACTCAGATGAAGGCTGATGGAACACTAGAAGAGAGTGGTGAAGCGCGGCGCCTCCGCAAATCACTAGAGGAAGTGGCAGATGAAGCTAAGAGTCCCAGTCTATTGAGAGAGTGTGGACTTCCTGAAAGTGCCTTATTAGAAATTCCTGAAAAAATGACTGAAAATAGGTGGTCCTGGTCAGATGTGAAATATCTCTCTGACAGTCTTCTTCTTGCTCTTGATGCCAGCTTGGAGCATGCACTCCTGGTCAGTACTGCATCAACTTCACTTATTCATGGCACCTGTCATTTGTGAATAACTTAAGTCAATTATTTGGGGATATTATGGAATGATTCTTCACCACCTGGTTGCCTTTGACTTGGGATAGAAGTGGGTTTTATGAAAGGGATAGAAGTGTTTCTGTAGTTGATGATAAAATCATTATATGAAACTTCATTGTTTTTCATGCCCCATCCTTGAGATAAATAGTTGTGTTTGCATGTTCAATTTCTGATGGCAATTTCTTTTGCAGGGCTCTTTGATGACTATGGATAGGTATGCGGCTGCAGAAAGCTTTTATAAACTGGCCATGGCATTTGCCCCTGTCCCAGATCTCCATATAATGTGGCTACTTCATTTATGTGATGCACATCAAGAAATGCAGTCGTGGGCAGAGTCTGCTCAGTGTGCTGTCGCTGTGGCTGGTATCGTAATGCAGGTAAACTGTTAttctaattttcttatttttctttttccttttcaatgTGACCTCTGCCTGGAACACATCTCTGTTCTCAAATTCCTTAAAATGTTTTCAACTATTAGAATATTCCTCTCACAGATGTTGCAAATGTTTAGATTACATGACCTTGAAGATATCCGTGCAGTTTGCTTTTACCCCCCTCCGTTATGACTTTTTTTCTGATGCAATATTTTGCCTGGTTTCTTACCTTTAaacatcttttttttattaaatcaaATAGCTAAATATAATTCGGGAACATATTATTTAATCTTAAGTTGAGATATAATGGTTATTTGGTCGTATGAGAACATCttagataaaataaaaaatcacccTCATTGTAAAGGGTTGATGCATAATAACAATATTTTCCTTGATTCAGTACTTTCGATGTGGTTCATTATTTTGTACAAGATGATTATAGATTACTTTATACAGTgaagaattaaaaagagaacTCAGGTTTCCTTGGTTTAATATTTAGTTGACAGTCTTACTTAATCTGTAGGCATTGGTAGCTAGAAATGATGGTGTTTGGAGCAAAGATCACATAACTGCTCTACGTAAAATTTGTCCCATGGTCAGTAGTGAGATCAGCTCTGAGGCCGCTGCAGCTGAGGTTGAGGGATATGGTGCATCAAAACTTACTGTTGACTCTGCTGTGAAGTACCTACAACTCGCAAATAAGCTCTTTTCACAAGCTGAACTTTTTCATTTCTGTGCAAGCATTTTGGAACTTGTTATTCCAGTCTATAAAAGCAGGCGGGCATACGGACAGCTGAGCAAATGTCACACAATGCTcactaatatatatgaatcaaTCCTTGAACAGGAATCAAGCCCAATTCCATTCACTGATGCAACATACTATAGAGTGGGGTTTTATGGTGATAGATTTGGAAAATTGGACAGGAAGGAATATGTATACAGGGAGCCACGGGATGTAAGACTAGGTGACATAATGGAGAAACTTAGCCACATCTACGAGTCTAGGATGGACGGAAATCACACCTTACACATCATTCCAGACTCTAGGCAGGTAAAGGCAGATGAGTTACAGCCTGGAGTATGCTATCTGCAGATAACTGCTGTTGATCCAGTCATGGAAGACGAAGATTTGGGAAGCAGAAGGGAGAGAATCTTTTCTCTTTCAACGGGAAGTGTTCGTGCACGAGTCTTTGACCGTTTTTTGTTTGATACACCTTTTACAAAAAATGGAAAAAGTCAAGGTGGATTGGAAGACCAGTGGAAGAGGCGGACTGTTCTTCAGACTGAAGGTTCATTCCCAGCTCTCATTAACAGGCTTGTAGTAACTAAATCCGAATCGCTTGAGTTCTCCCCTGTAGAAAATGCCATTGGAATGATTGAAACTAGGACGGCTGCTCTACGTAATGAACTCGAAGAGCCTCGCAGTTCTGAGGGAGATCAACTCCCACGTCTCCAGAGCCTACAGAGAATTCTTCAAGGAAGTGTTGCAGTTCAGGTCGAGTTCTGTTAAACTCATTCTGAATCATTATTTCCTAGTTTCTAATCCATAATTTTCTACTTAGTTTGCTGAGCTGGGAAATAATATACATCACTACAGTATAGCTGATTAAATTCTCTACTTTATATATGCAGGTCAATAGTGGGGTACTAAGTGTTTGTACTGCATTCCTTTCTGGAGAGCCAGCAACAAGGTTGAGGTCACAAGAATTGCAGCAACTCATTGCTGCGCTCCTTGAGTTTATGGCTGTATGCAAGCGTGCCATCCGTGTACACTTCAGATTGATCGGTGAGGAAGATCAAGAATTCCACACACAGCTTGTGAATGGATTTCAATCATTAACTGCTGAGTTATCTCATTATATCCCTGCCATCCTCTCCGAGCTGTGACATTATTGTATCATAATTACAGGCATTGGTTCATTAGTTCTTTTTTGGCCTTAGTGGTGTTGTTGCTTGTGTCGATTTTTCCCCAGATTCAAATCTAGTGTGCAACATATTCCATCGTTGATGAGACCCATGTATCAGCAGCATGAACTATCAAAATTGTTTATATCCGCTTTGTGCTTGTTAAGTTATTGAGTGTAAATTCATTTTTCTGGCTTCAAGACTCGTATCTGTTCTGCTCTGCCTAGCTTTCTAACTGTTAAGTTGGTCAATTATGCACGAAACATAAACAGAAATAATTATCGACAAACCAAAAGGTGCTTTACCTAGTTTTCTTTACATAGAACATGAACAGACTGGGGAGAAAACTAGGAGTCCTTTGAACTACAAACATGCATATgcatgtaaataataaatcGAAAgcattttaattttgaaattgatgGGAAATTGATGAGGCATGCTGGCACGGTAATACATAAGTAGATGCGACTACCCCAAAAGAACATATCAAAGTTTTTAGAAGGCTTTTCAGAATGGATTTGTCTAGCTTAGAGAGACTGAGTAAGGAGTCTGAGAGTTTTCTCAATCCACTACACAGATTGGAGAAGCAGTTACGCGCACTGATCAAGCAGAGAATGGATTTGTATCTTAGAGAGACAAGCTAAGCAGTTTAACACACTGGTTAAGAAGTTCGAGAGATTCAATAAGCAGTTTAAGAGATTCGTTAAGGAGTTTAAGACTGTTTACACAGTTAGAGGGAGGAAGGAGGATTAAGCATTACAGAAGCTCCCAGAAGATACTGTTAGTGGGAGGGGGATTTCTCTTTTGCTCAATCCTTAGCTAGAGCTTTCGGCTTTGCTGACAACATGGTTGCTACTTCTCTCGATTCCAGAGGTACTTCAAAAGTTTAAAGATTAGAGGAcagaaaatatttgattgttctGTCTATAGTAGAGGGTTCTCCCCTCTGACTTCCTATGTATGCTACCAACTTGCAGGGTCACTTATTATGAACTACTCAAAAGCTACGGCCAACTTGCTGGAATTAGAAGACAGGGGATGCAAGATCATTCATAGAGTTGATGCTCGTGACATGCATTATCATCCTAACCTTTCCTTCATGAGGTTTGATTGCATGCTCTATAATTTTCCACAAGCGGGCTACATGAATGATTCCTCTTTGTCTGAGCGTAACTCAACTCAAATATGGT encodes:
- the LOC126786306 gene encoding guanine nucleotide exchange factor SPIKE 1 isoform X1: MLSLRPRRDSTPATTKWHNKFEENLEQWPHLKELVQCYTTDWVKDDNKYGHYESVGPPAFQNQIYEGPDTDIETEMHLAGARRTKADDTTDDDLPSTSGRQFTDVVPSDSAHSNDPKHCGQSPLPAYEPAFDWENERSLICGQRVPETPISHGLKISVKVLSLSFQAGLAEPFYGTICLYNRERREKLSEDFYFRHAPTEIQNISIEPRGIFYLDAPSSSVCLLIQLDKHATEEGGVTPTVYSRKEPVQLTEKEKQKLQVWSQIMPYRESFAWAIVSLFDNSIGAASGGSASPSSPLAPSISGSSHEGVFEPSAKVTLDGKAGYSSRSSVIVEISNLIKVKESYTEDALQDPKRKIHKPVKGVLRLEIEKHQNDHVDLENLSESGSVTNDSIDDRLNDSTFGKLPSNGLDGPQGSSSKWNSFDTKEISEIGSNAHGNPVTGPDDFQAFDFRTTTRNEPFLQLFHCLYVYPMTVSLSRKRNLFIRVELREDDNDIRGQPLEAMYPREPGASLQKSAHTQVTVGARVACYHDEIKLSLPATWTPTHHLLFTFFHVDLQTKLEAPKPVIIGYAALPLSTHAQLRSEISLPVMKDLVPHYLQDMGRERLDYLEDGKNIFRLRLRLCSSLYPINERIRDFFLEYDRHTLRTSAPWGSELLEAINSLKNVDSIALLQFLHPILNMLLHLIGNGGETLQVAAFRAMVNIVTRVQQESVDDAERNHFLVNYVDYAFDDFGGRQPPVYPGLSTVWGSLARSKAKGYRVGPVYDDVLAMAWFFLELIVKSMALEKMRLFYHNLPLGEDIPPMQLKEGVFRCIMQLYDCLLTEVHERCKKGLGLAKRLNSSLAFFCYDLLSIIEPRQVFELVSLYLDKFSGVCQSVLHDCKLTFLQIICDHDLFVEMPGRDPSDRNYLSSVLIQELFLTWDHDDLALRAKAARVLVVLLCKHEFDARYQKPEDKLYIAQLYFPLIGQILDEMPVFYNLNAVEKREVLVAILQIVRNLDDGSLVKAWQQSIARTRLFFKLMEECLVLFEHRKPADGMLMGSSSRSPVGDGPASPKYSDRLSPAINNYLSEASRQEVRPQGTPENGYSWQRVNSQLSSPSQPYSLREALLHAQSSRIGASAQALRESLHPILRQKLELWEENLSASVSLQVLEITEKFTVMAASHSIATDYGKFDCVTAIFMSFFSRNQSLTFWKSLLPVFNSVFNLHGATLMSRENDRFLKQVTFHLLRLAVFRNDNIRKRAVNGLQILMRSSFYYFMQTARLRAMLIITLSELMSDVQVTQMKADGTLEESGEARRLRKSLEEVADEAKSPSLLRECGLPESALLEIPEKMTENRWSWSDVKYLSDSLLLALDASLEHALLGSLMTMDRYAAAESFYKLAMAFAPVPDLHIMWLLHLCDAHQEMQSWAESAQCAVAVAGIVMQALVARNDGVWSKDHITALRKICPMVSSEISSEAAAAEVEGYGASKLTVDSAVKYLQLANKLFSQAELFHFCASILELVIPVYKSRRAYGQLSKCHTMLTNIYESILEQESSPIPFTDATYYRVGFYGDRFGKLDRKEYVYREPRDVRLGDIMEKLSHIYESRMDGNHTLHIIPDSRQVKADELQPGVCYLQITAVDPVMEDEDLGSRRERIFSLSTGSVRARVFDRFLFDTPFTKNGKSQGGLEDQWKRRTVLQTEGSFPALINRLVVTKSESLEFSPVENAIGMIETRTAALRNELEEPRSSEGDQLPRLQSLQRILQGSVAVQVNSGVLSVCTAFLSGEPATRLRSQELQQLIAALLEFMAVCKRAIRVHFRLIGEEDQEFHTQLVNGFQSLTAELSHYIPAILSEL
- the LOC126786306 gene encoding guanine nucleotide exchange factor SPIKE 1 isoform X2, translating into MLSLRPRRDSTPATTKWHNKFEENLEQWPHLKELVQCYTTDWVKDDNKYGHYESVGPPAFQNQIYEGPDTDIETEMHLAGARRTKADDTTDDDLPSTSGRQFTDVVPSDSAHSNDPKHCGQSPLPAYEPAFDWENERSLICGQRVPETPISHGLKISVKVLSLSFQAGLAEPFYGTICLYNRERREKLSEDFYFRHAPTEIQNISIEPRGIFYLDAPSSSVCLLIQLDKHATEEGGVTPTVYSRKEPVQLTEKEKQKLQVWSQIMPYRESFAWAIVSLFDNSIGAASGGSASPSSPLAPSISGSSHEGVFEPSAKVTLDGKAGYSSRSSVIVEISNLIKVKESYTEDALQDPKRKIHKPVKGVLRLEIEKHQNDHVDLENLSESGSVTNDSIDDRLNDSTFGKLPSNGLDGPQGSSSKWNSFDTKEISEIGSNAHGNPVTGPDDFQAFDFRTTTRNEPFLQLFHCLYVYPMTVSLSRKRNLFIRVELREDDNDIRGQPLEAMYPREPGASLQKSAHTQVTVGARVACYHDEIKLSLPATWTPTHHLLFTFFHVDLQTKLEAPKPVYLLCQMTILCIHSPGNNWIRGTSTVHTCTAKGYRVGPVYDDVLAMAWFFLELIVKSMALEKMRLFYHNLPLGEDIPPMQLKEGVFRCIMQLYDCLLTEVHERCKKGLGLAKRLNSSLAFFCYDLLSIIEPRQVFELVSLYLDKFSGVCQSVLHDCKLTFLQIICDHDLFVEMPGRDPSDRNYLSSVLIQELFLTWDHDDLALRAKAARVLVVLLCKHEFDARYQKPEDKLYIAQLYFPLIGQILDEMPVFYNLNAVEKREVLVAILQIVRNLDDGSLVKAWQQSIARTRLFFKLMEECLVLFEHRKPADGMLMGSSSRSPVGDGPASPKYSDRLSPAINNYLSEASRQEVRPQGTPENGYSWQRVNSQLSSPSQPYSLREALLHAQSSRIGASAQALRESLHPILRQKLELWEENLSASVSLQVLEITEKFTVMAASHSIATDYGKFDCVTAIFMSFFSRNQSLTFWKSLLPVFNSVFNLHGATLMSRENDRFLKQVTFHLLRLAVFRNDNIRKRAVNGLQILMRSSFYYFMQTARLRAMLIITLSELMSDVQVTQMKADGTLEESGEARRLRKSLEEVADEAKSPSLLRECGLPESALLEIPEKMTENRWSWSDVKYLSDSLLLALDASLEHALLGSLMTMDRYAAAESFYKLAMAFAPVPDLHIMWLLHLCDAHQEMQSWAESAQCAVAVAGIVMQALVARNDGVWSKDHITALRKICPMVSSEISSEAAAAEVEGYGASKLTVDSAVKYLQLANKLFSQAELFHFCASILELVIPVYKSRRAYGQLSKCHTMLTNIYESILEQESSPIPFTDATYYRVGFYGDRFGKLDRKEYVYREPRDVRLGDIMEKLSHIYESRMDGNHTLHIIPDSRQVKADELQPGVCYLQITAVDPVMEDEDLGSRRERIFSLSTGSVRARVFDRFLFDTPFTKNGKSQGGLEDQWKRRTVLQTEGSFPALINRLVVTKSESLEFSPVENAIGMIETRTAALRNELEEPRSSEGDQLPRLQSLQRILQGSVAVQVNSGVLSVCTAFLSGEPATRLRSQELQQLIAALLEFMAVCKRAIRVHFRLIGEEDQEFHTQLVNGFQSLTAELSHYIPAILSEL